A section of the Streptomyces sp. NBC_00178 genome encodes:
- a CDS encoding Lrp/AsnC family transcriptional regulator, with translation MTRTPPGRCRCVRRRVRRRRDGRASFAGLARAVAMSPSAVTERVRRLEEAGVISGYSAVVDPERLGMPILALVRLRYPNGNYKSFHDLTDTTPEIVEAHHVTGDDCFILKVTARSVRHLSEVTGRIGTLGSVTTSIVYSSPLPRRAVSR, from the coding sequence GTGACCCGGACCCCGCCGGGTAGGTGTAGGTGTGTTCGTCGCCGAGTTCGCCGGCGACGCGACGGACGTGCCTCCTTCGCCGGACTGGCCCGGGCGGTGGCGATGTCACCGAGCGCCGTCACCGAGCGGGTGCGCCGGCTGGAGGAGGCCGGGGTGATCAGCGGGTACTCCGCCGTGGTGGACCCGGAGCGCCTGGGGATGCCGATCCTCGCCCTGGTGCGCCTGCGCTACCCGAACGGCAACTACAAATCTTTCCACGACCTGACGGACACGACCCCGGAGATCGTGGAGGCGCACCATGTGACGGGCGACGACTGCTTCATCCTCAAGGTGACCGCCAGGTCCGTGCGCCACCTGTCGGAGGTCACGGGCCGGATCGGCACGCTCGGTTCCGTGACGACGAGCATCGTGTACTCCTCGCCGCTGCCCCGGCGGGCCGTCAGCCGCTGA